In Chryseobacterium scophthalmum, the genomic stretch TGGGCTAATTGTTTGGAATTTAATTTTGTAAAATCTTTCCCATTAATAATAATTTGTCCTTCATCAGGTCTTTCCAATAAATTAACGGTTCGGATCAAAGTGCTTTTTCCGGCTCCCGAAAAACCAATAATTCCGACAATATCACCCTTTTCAATAGTTAGATTGATATTATGTAAAGCTTTAAAAGCTTGTTTTTTCTGATGAAATGTTTTTGAAATATTCTTTATTTCTATCATTTTTCTCTAATTTTTAATAAAAAAAGGCTCTACAACGTGGTAAAGCCTTTAAAAATATGTTATAATAAAAGTAAGGTCAGCCACTAAAATTCCCACACAAAGGCATACAGCAATACATCATCATATAATTGATGTTTATCTTCGACATAAAAGTGCAGGTGAATTTTGATTTCATTTCCATTTCCTAACTTGAATACGGTTGCAAATATAAAACATATATTTTTATTAGTCCACTAAAACAATAGACTTTTTGAATGTTAATTTTAAATATGTATTTAAGTAATTGTAAATCAGTATTTTATTTTTATTTCTTGATTTGATTAAATTGAAAATATTTTAATTCTTAGAATAATCTTATTTTAGCCCTCATGAAAATTCAAATCATCAGCGATTTGCATCAGGAATTCGGATTGTCTGATTTATCTTTTGATAACGCAGATGTTGTCGTATTGGCGGGAGACATTAATTTAGGAACACAAGGAATTGAGTGGATTAAAACTAAAATTCCCGATAAACCGGTGGTTTATGTCTTAGGAAACCATGAATATTACAAAGGTTCTTATCCGAAAACTTTAAACAAAATAAAAGAAGCCTCAAAAACTCCAATGTAAAGGTATTGGAAGATTCTTTTGTGGATATTGAAAATATAAGATTTCACGGTGCTACTTTATGGACAGATTTTTCAATTTTTGGTGATCCGAGATATTACGGAATGACTTGTCAATCTGTGATGAATGATTATAAGAAAATCACTCGTGATCCTTTCTATTCAAAAATGCGAAGTATTGATACTTTTAAGATTCATCAGTTTTCAAAACAATGGCTCAAAGAAAGTTTGGAAAATTCAAAAGGAATGAAAAACATTGTGGTTACCCATCACGCTCCAAGTTTGCAATCGGTTCCTGAGCACTTTAAAAAAGATCCGGTTACTGCGGCGTATGCTTCCAATCTTGAAGATTTCATTTCCGAACATCAACCTCTTTATTGGATTCACGGTCATATTCACACGCCTACGAGATATAAAATAGGAGAGACCGAAATTATCTGTAATCCGCACGGTTACATTACCGAAAAATATAACGGTTACGATAAAGAATTGATTATTGAAATTTGATTTAAACTTTTCCTTAATTTCATAACATCTCACCTTAATTCTGTAACAGAATTTTTCATCAATGAAGGATATTTGTAAAATATTCAAAATTATGAAAGGGAAAATATTAATTGTTGGCGGTTACGGTGCAGTGGGAAGTTCTATTGCAGAGCGTTTAATGAAAATGTATCCGCATCAGGTTATTATTGCGGGGAGAAGTTTTTCGAAAGCTCACGCAAAAGCAGAGCAGTTTCAAAATAAAGTAATTCCACAGCAGTTAGATGTGAATAATTCTAAGGATCTTTCTATTTTAAATGACGTAGAATTGGTTATTATGTGTCTTGATCAGCAGAATACGGATTTTGTGGAACATTGTATTTTCAAAGGAATTTCATACATCGATATTTCGGCTGATTACCAGAATTTACAGAAAATTGAAAAGCTGCATTGTTTAGCAGAGCAAAATAATACAACAGTAGTTTTAAGTGTAGGCCTAGCTCCCGGAATTACCAATCTCTTAGCGCAATATGTTGTTTCTCAAATGAAAAATGTAGAATCTGTTGATATATTTGTTCTTTTAGGTTTAGGTGAAAAACATGGCGATCATGCCTATCAATGGACGTTTGACAATGTAGATTCAAATTATACACTGAAAATACATGATGAGGAAAAAAACGTAAAAAGTTTTACAGAGCCTTTGAAAACCAATCTTTTAGGAAACAGAAATTTTTATCTTTTTAATTTTTCAGATCAGCATGTTTTGCTTAATGCTTTGGATGTTCCGAAAGTGCAGACGAGAATGGCTTTTGATGTGGAATGGTTTACAGAACTTACTGCATTTCTCAGAAAATTACGGATTACCAAACTTTTCAGAAATAAAAAAGTTCAGGATTTTGCGATTCAAAGTTTTAAAAATTTTCCGATGGGAACAGATGTTTTCGGAGTAAAAGTTATAGGTAAAAACAAAAATGGAAACTCAAAAGTGGTAAGCGTTACAGGAAATAATGAAGGTAGAATTACAGCATCCGTTGCTGCAGAAATTGCAATTTTAATTCTTAATGAAAATCTTCCAAAAGGTGTTTTTCACAGTCATCAATTGGTAAAAGATATTCCGACTTTTTTAAATAAGCTTAAAAACTACGATTATGGTTTCCAAATAAATATTCAATAAAATGTTTTTTGAAAGAAGATTATATTAAAAAAACTCAGTTTTTGTAAAGTAAAACGGTGGTTTTTTCGTCTAACCAAATAAGGGTTTTCAAACCAAAAAATTATGGAGAATACAAACATCAACAGCGGAATTATTTTGATTCCCGATTTCAGTGGATTTACTGAATTTGTGTTCAATACAAAACTTTATACCGGCGAATATATTGTAAAACAACTACTTTCTATTTTGATTGATGTAAACAATCAGTATTTTAATATTTCGGAAATTGAGGGCGATGCGATTTTATTTTATCGTTACGACAATCAACCTTCGTACAAAAAGATTTCCGGAATGCTGAGAAATATGAGAAAGGCTTTCAATATGAAAATTCAGGAATTAAGCGAAATGTTGAATACAACCATTGAATTATCATTAAAATTCATTGTTCACTACGGAAAATTTTCACAGTACAATATCGGAAGTTTCAAAAAACTCTATGGGAAACCTATTGTAGAAGCGCATCAAATGCTGAAAAATGGTTTTGCTGAACAGCCTTCTTATGCTTTGTATAGTCATTCTTTTCTGGAAAAAAGCAAAAGATCAGTTACCATCGGCGAAATGGAATTATTTGAGTTCGGTGGAATTGAGTATTTTGAGAATAGGATAATTGAAACAGGTAATTTTAAATCTAATTAATTTACTATGAGTTTTTTTATGTTTTTTCAATAAATTTTTTAGCATATAACATTAAAAAAACCGTTTCGCGATAACGAAACGGTTTAATATTTTAGATTGTAATTATTTTTTGATTACTTTGAATGGTTTGATGCTGCCATCATTCATTTTAAGATTAACGATGTATAAACCGGTTTTCAAATCTGAAAGGTTTATTTCTCTAGCAGGTACAAGAGATTTAACTTCTCTTCCTGAAATATCGTTTATGGAAATAGATTTGACTCCTTTAATATCAGAGATATTAAGAATACCTGAGAACGGATTCGGGTACACAGATAGATTTCCCGTTTTGTCAATATCAGAGACGGCTAAAGATTGCTGGGCATTTACTGTTAAGATGTGATCTTCTGATTGTCCATTTATTACATTACTACAAGCTGAACTTAATGTTGCTAATTGAGTAGTATTGTTGGTAGTTGGGAAATAATTGGTTTTTATTCTCATTCTCAAATTACCTACGACAGCATTAGAAGGAACTGTAAAAGTTGCTGGTATAAGTGGGAAGTTGTTTGCAGTTGTACCAGTACCAGTTAAAGGAGTCGTAGTATTAAAAGCTTCATTGGTATCATCAAAATCTCCGTCATTATTCCAATCGATAAAAAATGTGAGACCCATTCTGTTGGTGCCTGCAAAAACCTTTACATCCATAGTTACATTGTCGGCTTGAGTAACAGTAAAGTTTGTAGCATCCTGTAAGAAATATTCTTGTGGCAGTGTTGTAGGACCTGGGGTTGTACCTGAGACTTTTTCCAAGGTTCCAATTTTTACTGAGGTAACTGGAAATTTATTAGCACTTGCATCTGCAGAAACACTACAATAGTCAAACTTATAAGTAACCGTATTGGAAACAGCATTCTGTCCTGAACTTGCGCACATTGTTTTTAATCTGTAAAGTATAGAACTTCCGAAATTTCCTGTTGGAGTAATACTTGAAGAAGGTGTGGTTGCAGAAGAAACATCACTCCATGAAGTTCCATTATCTATAGAACTCTGCCATTGATAGGTAATACCTCCACCTGCAGAAACTGCTAAAGCAGAAGTTGTAATTGGTGTTCCAGATTTTCCTATATATGAAGATAAACTAACAGTACCTGTATTGGGTGTTCCTGAGCAAGAGGTAGGAGCAACTCCCGTAATCTTAACATCATCAATACTCAAGCCTGGTTGTGTAGCAGTGGTTGTGTTAGCATAGAAAAGCCATCCGATGTAAATCACAGCATTTTCGGCTCCTGCCGGTAAAGCTAAATCTGTAATAGTCTGGGTTGTGGTCTGTCCTTGTAATTTGGTGCTTACAGGTATCCAATTGATCTTATCTATAGAGTATACTAATTGTCCGTAGTCCTGATCTGTTTCTCCTCCACATCGCCATTTGTAAGATAATTTAAGGTTAGAGTACGAAGTGGTGTCTACCATACGATAAATTAAGGCTGCAAATCCTGTATTAGTTGCAGAAACATTTTGATATGAACAGTTAACAGCAGTAGCTGAGGTGACGCCTGTGACCTGCATTGTTCTTACACTTATTAAATTAGAAGTACATCCACTTTGAACGTAAAAAGCATTATAAGGATAAACAGATAAAGTTCCAATGTTGGTTCCTGTCCAACTTCCTGTGGAGCCTGTAGTAACGGTGTCAAAATTGTCTTCTAAAAGTATTGTTTGCGCAGAAATGCCAATTCCAAATACTAAAAGGCATGATAGTAAAAAATTTCTCATAATTATTTTAAATTTATGTTTCATCTAATATATGAATTATTTTTAATGAATTAATATATTTTAACTAAAAATTATTAATTAAAAGTATTTTGTGTTGAATTTATTTTAAAATAATTGTTTATAAATATGTATTTTCAACAATATGTTGTTTATGTTTTAAATTTTGATAATAATAATTATTAAATATTCTTTTTATTTTTTTAATTAAAAAGAATGGATTATTATCAGGTTAAAAAAGGTGTCTTCAATAAGTTTTGTGTAAATTATTGCTAATAATATTTTAAGAAGTTATTTTATATTTACGATCACAAATATGAAATTGCAATAATTAAAAAGCTGGTATTTAGAGTCGGTTATTAATTTTCAACATTTCATTTTCAATAATTCCAAAAAAAATCCCGACTTTTGCAACCCTTCCAATAATCCCGACTATTCATGAAACTTTGTATTGCCGAAAAACCCAGTGTTGCCAGAGATATTGCCAAAGTATTGGGCGCAACCATGCCCAAACAAGGCTATATGGAAGGAAATGGCTATTGTGTAACATGGACTTTCGGACATTTGTGCACCTTAAAAGAACCTCACGATTACGGTCCGCAATACAAATCCTGGAATTTGTTTTTGCTGCCAATTATTCCTCAAAGTTTCGGAATCAAATTAATTCCTAATAAAGGCGTTGAAAATCAGTTTAAAGTAATAGAAAAATTAGTAGCCGAATGTGATGAGGTTATCAATTGCGGGGATGCCGGTCAAGAGGGAGAACTTATTCAAAGATGGGTTTTGCAGAAAGCAAAATGCGATAAACCTGTACAGCGTTTGTGGATCTCGTCTTTGACAGAAGAAGCGATCAAGGAAGGTTTTGAAAAATTGAAACCAGCCGAAGATTACAAAAATCTTTATCTAGCAGGAAATGCAAGAGCAATAGGAGACTGGTTGTTGGGAATCAATGCAACACGACTTTTCACTAAAAAATTTGGTGGAAATAAAGCGGTTTTATCGATTGGAAGAGTGCAAACTCCGACTTTGGCGATGTTGGTTCAGCGTCAGAAAGAAATTGATGCGTTCTCAACCGAAGAATATTGGGAACTGAAAACCAAATATCGTGACGTTATTTTCAACGCAGCGATTGACCGTTTAAAAACATTAGACCGAGCTGAAAAAGGTTTGGAATATCTAAAGCTGAATGCTTTTGAAATTCTTTCATTTGAAATTAAAGAAGGAAAAGAAAAGAATCCAAGACTTTTTGATTTGACCGGACTTCAGGTAGAAGCCAATAAAAAGTTTGGGTATTCTGCAGACAGCACTTTAAAATATATTCAGAGTCTTTACGAGAAAAAGCACGTGACTTATCCGCGTGTTGATACGACGTATCTATCGGAAAGCTTATATCCGAAAATTGGAGGGATTCTTCAAAGTATGGTTATTTACAAAGATTTGATTTCACCTTTGCTGGAACAGCCGATTCCAAAATCGAAAGCGGTGTTTGATGATGCAAAAGTAACCGATCACCACGCAATTATTCCGACCGAAATTCCGCCTTCTCACAATTTAACGAGAGAAGAGAAAATGATTTATGATTTAATTGCGAAGCGTTTTATCGCCGTTTTTTATCCTGAATGTAAAATTTCAAATACTTTGGTTGAAGCGCAGGTTGGAACAATTCCTTTTAAAACAAGCGGAAGACAGATTCTTGAACCGGGTTGGAGAGCAGTTTATGCAAGAGATGCCAAAGAAGAACCGACCGATAAAGAAAAAGATAAGGAAGAAGAACAGACGATTCCTGAATTTAAAGTTGGGGAAACCGGACCACACGAACCGATGATTCATCAGGGGAAAACTTCGCCACCAAAGCCCTACACCGAAGCAACTTTGCTTCGAGCGATGGAAACTGCCGGAAAACAAGTCGATGACGAAGAACTTCGTGAAATGCTCAAAAATAACGGAATCGGAAGACCGTCAACCCGTGCAAACATTATCGAAACACTTTTCAAAAGAAAATATATTGAAAAGAAAAGAAAAAATCTTATCGCTACCCAAACCGGAATTCAATTGATTGATACCATCGAAGACGAATTGCTGAAAAGCCCGGAATTAACAGGGGAATGGGAATTAAAACTTCGTAAAATTGAAAGTGGTGAATACGAAGCTAATCAGTTCAAAGATGAATTGATACAAATGGTGACCGAATTGACCAAAAAAGTAGTCGACGGAAAAGCAAAAGTTTTCACTTTACATGAAGAAAAAGAAGAAGTTAAGGAAAAGAAAAAACGTGAGCCAGCCGTAAAAAAAGAATTACAGTCTTGGGAAGAAACACAATGCCCAAAATGCAAATCACACAATCTGATGAAAGGTAAAACCGCAGTCGGATGTTCCGATTTTAAAAACTGCGGCTTTAAAGTTTCATTTGATATTTTCGGTAAAAAACTTTCCGATAAACAATTGATGGATTTAGTTTTAAAAGGAAAAACTTCAAAATTAAAAGGATTCACAACACATCCCGAGAGTTTAACGGAAGGAATTGTTTCGATATCACCTGAATTTCTAACAGTTTTACTATAATTAAGGCTGGAAGATGGATGTCTGAAGCTGGAGGTTTATTTAGCTATCAAATCAGGAATTGTTCAACTAGTGAAAGTTTTGAATGCCTAAGAAAAATGGCTCTCGTCGGACTTCCATCATCAAGCTTCCATCATTCTACTTTAAATAAAGCCTCATCCTCGCTTCATATTCTGGCTTAGTTTTCAATAACTTCCAGATTTTTTTATCATCGGGATTGCTGATTCTGTAATAAATAATTTTGTCTGCGGAATATTTGAAATAAGGATGGTTTTTCAGCCATTCTTCGGGTGCATCAACGAGAGTATATCGTTCAACTTTTGAATTATCGAGTGGAGTAATGCTTAATAATTTTTGAACCAATTCCTTATCAATATTGTAGGTTTCCATGATTTGTTCTTTGGTCATAAATCCGCCTAGTTTTTTTCTGAAACCGATCATTGAACCTGCACTTTTCTCATCCAAACCAAATTCTAAAAGCTGTTTAAACGTAATTGAATTCATATCTGTTTTTGAAAAATCAGTTTTTTCCTGTTTTGGTTCAGGTTTTTTATCATCAGAGTTTTTCGCCATTGTAGAAGCATTCAGTCTGATGAAAGGTTTTAATTCTTCAAACTTTTCTGCAGAAATAACAAAGCAATTTTTAATATCTTCTAAAGTTTTAAAACTTCCTTTCAGATTTCTGTCACGGTAATTCACGATTACATTTGCCTGTTTTTCTGAAAATCCTAAAGCCATCCAACCTTTTACATCCAAAGTATTTGGGTCAAAGATGGTTTGTGCTGTTTTAGTTTTAGATGAATTAGACTTTTCAGCATAAGTATTGAAATTCGCTGGAGTTTTTGCGGGAAGAATTAAATAAGGCTCAAGTTTCGCATAGTTTTCTTCATTAATGATAAAGCATTCTTTGAATTTCTCTTTACTCACAAAGCTTCCGCCTAAGTAATTTTTATATTTCAGAATTGCAGCGGCTTGTTTTTCAGAGAATCCCATGTTTTCCCAATCGGTTTGTGAAAGTTGATCAGGATTAAATTTTCTTGTGATATTTAAAGATTTCTTCTCATAAGTTTTAAAACCTGAATTTCCGGATTTTGCTTCCAGATTGGTTTCAGGTAATAAAATAAAAGAACTCAACTGAGAATATTTTTCTTCCGAAACGGCAAAGCATTTTTTGAGTTGCTCTTTTGAAAGGAATTTTCCGCCAACAATTTTCTTGTATTTTAAAATTGTTGCGGTTTGTTTTTCAGAAAATCCGAGCTTTTGCCATTGATTTTCATCTAAATCGTTGGGATCAAATTCAGATAAAGATTCTACAGGTAAACTTTCAGAAATAAATGTGACTTCGGGAAAAGGCTTGTCGGATTTGTCTGTATATTTTTGAAATCCAAGTAGAACAAGCAATAACATTCCGAGAAATGCCATCTTTTGATAGTAATTTTTTTTCATCGTTGAATATTTATGTTTTGGTTGACTTCGATTTACCGAAATCAGAATACAATAAAGTTATGAATTAATTTAATTCACAAGCTTATAAAATGAAAAAAAGAATAATTAAATAATTGTTTTACAGGGAAATGTAAAGGATGGTTGATGTTCTGGAGAAATGGTTTTTTTTAGATTTTTTCTACAAAAGAGTCAATTAACTTTAATATAATAAAGCCAACATCTCGAAAGTTTTTGAATTGATTGTGAGTGTATTTATACCCAAAAAGTAAACTTAAGAATCACTTTTTTTGTGAATGAAAATTTGGACAAGTGATACGACAAAGATTCCAATCAAAGCGGCCATTAAGTAAGTATTCACATTAAAAATAGCTCCGACAATTATAAGAAATAATGAGACTCCGGCCAGAGTTTTTAAATGTTTTCTGTGTTTTACTTTAATCATTTGATATTACGTTTTTATTCAGAATCTTTTTCTACCAAAGAATCTTTGAGCTTAAGCAACTCTGCTTTTACGAATTCTAAGCGGTCAATTAAAGTTACGGTTTCAGAAATTTTTGAGTTGGTTGTTAACGCAATTCTTGCTCCATCAAGCGTATAACCTTTTTCTTTAACCAAATGATAGATGATTTTCAGATTTTTAATGTCTTCGGGAGTGAAGTATCG encodes the following:
- a CDS encoding type IA DNA topoisomerase, with translation MKLCIAEKPSVARDIAKVLGATMPKQGYMEGNGYCVTWTFGHLCTLKEPHDYGPQYKSWNLFLLPIIPQSFGIKLIPNKGVENQFKVIEKLVAECDEVINCGDAGQEGELIQRWVLQKAKCDKPVQRLWISSLTEEAIKEGFEKLKPAEDYKNLYLAGNARAIGDWLLGINATRLFTKKFGGNKAVLSIGRVQTPTLAMLVQRQKEIDAFSTEEYWELKTKYRDVIFNAAIDRLKTLDRAEKGLEYLKLNAFEILSFEIKEGKEKNPRLFDLTGLQVEANKKFGYSADSTLKYIQSLYEKKHVTYPRVDTTYLSESLYPKIGGILQSMVIYKDLISPLLEQPIPKSKAVFDDAKVTDHHAIIPTEIPPSHNLTREEKMIYDLIAKRFIAVFYPECKISNTLVEAQVGTIPFKTSGRQILEPGWRAVYARDAKEEPTDKEKDKEEEQTIPEFKVGETGPHEPMIHQGKTSPPKPYTEATLLRAMETAGKQVDDEELREMLKNNGIGRPSTRANIIETLFKRKYIEKKRKNLIATQTGIQLIDTIEDELLKSPELTGEWELKLRKIESGEYEANQFKDELIQMVTELTKKVVDGKAKVFTLHEEKEEVKEKKKREPAVKKELQSWEETQCPKCKSHNLMKGKTAVGCSDFKNCGFKVSFDIFGKKLSDKQLMDLVLKGKTSKLKGFTTHPESLTEGIVSISPEFLTVLL
- a CDS encoding DUF2652 domain-containing protein, with amino-acid sequence MENTNINSGIILIPDFSGFTEFVFNTKLYTGEYIVKQLLSILIDVNNQYFNISEIEGDAILFYRYDNQPSYKKISGMLRNMRKAFNMKIQELSEMLNTTIELSLKFIVHYGKFSQYNIGSFKKLYGKPIVEAHQMLKNGFAEQPSYALYSHSFLEKSKRSVTIGEMELFEFGGIEYFENRIIETGNFKSN
- a CDS encoding metallophosphoesterase encodes the protein MEDSFVDIENIRFHGATLWTDFSIFGDPRYYGMTCQSVMNDYKKITRDPFYSKMRSIDTFKIHQFSKQWLKESLENSKGMKNIVVTHHAPSLQSVPEHFKKDPVTAAYASNLEDFISEHQPLYWIHGHIHTPTRYKIGETEIICNPHGYITEKYNGYDKELIIEI
- a CDS encoding helix-hairpin-helix domain-containing protein, encoding MKKNYYQKMAFLGMLLLVLLGFQKYTDKSDKPFPEVTFISESLPVESLSEFDPNDLDENQWQKLGFSEKQTATILKYKKIVGGKFLSKEQLKKCFAVSEEKYSQLSSFILLPETNLEAKSGNSGFKTYEKKSLNITRKFNPDQLSQTDWENMGFSEKQAAAILKYKNYLGGSFVSKEKFKECFIINEENYAKLEPYLILPAKTPANFNTYAEKSNSSKTKTAQTIFDPNTLDVKGWMALGFSEKQANVIVNYRDRNLKGSFKTLEDIKNCFVISAEKFEELKPFIRLNASTMAKNSDDKKPEPKQEKTDFSKTDMNSITFKQLLEFGLDEKSAGSMIGFRKKLGGFMTKEQIMETYNIDKELVQKLLSITPLDNSKVERYTLVDAPEEWLKNHPYFKYSADKIIYYRISNPDDKKIWKLLKTKPEYEARMRLYLK
- a CDS encoding T9SS type A sorting domain-containing protein, which encodes MRNFLLSCLLVFGIGISAQTILLEDNFDTVTTGSTGSWTGTNIGTLSVYPYNAFYVQSGCTSNLISVRTMQVTGVTSATAVNCSYQNVSATNTGFAALIYRMVDTTSYSNLKLSYKWRCGGETDQDYGQLVYSIDKINWIPVSTKLQGQTTTQTITDLALPAGAENAVIYIGWLFYANTTTATQPGLSIDDVKITGVAPTSCSGTPNTGTVSLSSYIGKSGTPITTSALAVSAGGGITYQWQSSIDNGTSWSDVSSATTPSSSITPTGNFGSSILYRLKTMCASSGQNAVSNTVTYKFDYCSVSADASANKFPVTSVKIGTLEKVSGTTPGPTTLPQEYFLQDATNFTVTQADNVTMDVKVFAGTNRMGLTFFIDWNNDGDFDDTNEAFNTTTPLTGTGTTANNFPLIPATFTVPSNAVVGNLRMRIKTNYFPTTNNTTQLATLSSACSNVINGQSEDHILTVNAQQSLAVSDIDKTGNLSVYPNPFSGILNISDIKGVKSISINDISGREVKSLVPAREINLSDLKTGLYIVNLKMNDGSIKPFKVIKK
- a CDS encoding MerR family transcriptional regulator: MKTNLPDKLYYSIGEVAKAFDVNASLIRYWEQEFPIIKPKKNKKGNRYFTPEDIKNLKIIYHLVKEKGYTLDGARIALTTNSKISETVTLIDRLEFVKAELLKLKDSLVEKDSE
- a CDS encoding metallophosphoesterase, producing the protein MKIQIISDLHQEFGLSDLSFDNADVVVLAGDINLGTQGIEWIKTKIPDKPVVYVLGNHEYYKGSYPKTLNKIKEASKTPM
- a CDS encoding saccharopine dehydrogenase family protein, with amino-acid sequence MKGKILIVGGYGAVGSSIAERLMKMYPHQVIIAGRSFSKAHAKAEQFQNKVIPQQLDVNNSKDLSILNDVELVIMCLDQQNTDFVEHCIFKGISYIDISADYQNLQKIEKLHCLAEQNNTTVVLSVGLAPGITNLLAQYVVSQMKNVESVDIFVLLGLGEKHGDHAYQWTFDNVDSNYTLKIHDEEKNVKSFTEPLKTNLLGNRNFYLFNFSDQHVLLNALDVPKVQTRMAFDVEWFTELTAFLRKLRITKLFRNKKVQDFAIQSFKNFPMGTDVFGVKVIGKNKNGNSKVVSVTGNNEGRITASVAAEIAILILNENLPKGVFHSHQLVKDIPTFLNKLKNYDYGFQINIQ